The Nitrospiraceae bacterium genome has a window encoding:
- a CDS encoding MFS transporter has product MSWTKGITRYQWLVLFVAWLGWVFDAMDATIYAIVLHPALHDLLHNGSGDGAASAEQIGWYGGIIFSIFLIGWAIGGICFGLIADRFGRTKTLIATILIYALFTGMAALSQDWWHLAIYRFLTALGIGGEWAAGAAIVAETWPEDRRAKAAGVLQSAWAAGFFLAASFNLLLKDYGWRTLFLVGIVPAFVALLVRWWVKEPERWVQAHDRESGSTAGSLTHLQELFGPTLSRNTWVGSILAFVAVFGLWGATNWTPTLVRAMPEIKGLDPASATVSVSHAIMMLNVGALLGYLSFGPLADRVGRRVMFGIMCLGSLVMLPVVYLFSSNYRDVLWLLPMLGFFNNGIFSGFPIYLPELYPTRLRATGAGFCFNAGRVLASAAPFITGWLVTALGSFNKAASTIALIYIVGLVALPFAQETKGKPLPE; this is encoded by the coding sequence GTGTCGTGGACGAAGGGAATTACTCGGTATCAATGGCTCGTCTTGTTCGTGGCCTGGCTCGGCTGGGTCTTCGACGCGATGGACGCCACCATCTACGCCATCGTCCTGCATCCGGCTCTGCATGATCTCCTCCATAACGGGTCCGGAGACGGCGCCGCGTCGGCCGAGCAGATCGGCTGGTATGGCGGCATTATCTTCTCGATCTTTCTCATCGGTTGGGCCATCGGCGGGATCTGCTTCGGGTTGATTGCAGATCGCTTCGGCCGAACGAAGACCCTGATTGCCACCATCCTCATCTATGCGCTGTTCACCGGCATGGCCGCTCTGTCCCAGGATTGGTGGCACCTGGCGATCTATCGATTCCTGACCGCGTTGGGGATCGGTGGTGAGTGGGCGGCCGGCGCGGCAATCGTCGCGGAAACCTGGCCCGAGGATCGTCGGGCCAAGGCGGCCGGGGTACTGCAGTCGGCTTGGGCGGCCGGCTTTTTCCTTGCCGCGTCGTTCAATCTGCTCTTGAAAGACTACGGATGGCGCACGCTGTTTCTCGTGGGCATCGTGCCGGCCTTCGTCGCCCTCCTGGTCCGTTGGTGGGTGAAGGAGCCGGAGCGGTGGGTTCAGGCGCACGACCGTGAATCAGGTTCGACCGCCGGCAGCCTCACACATTTGCAGGAACTTTTCGGACCGACATTGAGCCGTAACACCTGGGTTGGCTCGATCCTGGCCTTCGTCGCGGTGTTCGGGCTCTGGGGCGCCACGAATTGGACACCGACCCTCGTGCGGGCGATGCCGGAAATCAAAGGCCTGGACCCGGCCTCCGCCACCGTCTCGGTGAGCCATGCGATCATGATGCTGAACGTCGGGGCGCTGCTGGGCTATCTCAGCTTCGGTCCGCTGGCGGATCGAGTGGGGCGGCGAGTCATGTTCGGCATCATGTGTCTCGGAAGTCTCGTGATGCTCCCCGTCGTCTACCTGTTCTCGTCCAATTATCGCGATGTGCTTTGGTTGTTGCCGATGCTCGGCTTCTTCAACAACGGCATCTTCAGCGGCTTTCCCATTTACCTGCCCGAACTGTATCCGACACGTCTTCGAGCCACCGGTGCGGGCTTTTGCTTCAACGCCGGCCGTGTCCTGGCCTCCGCCGCCCCCTTCATCACCGGCTGGCTGGTGACCGCGCTCGGATCCTTCAACAAGGCGGCAAGCACGATCGCGCTGATCTATATCGTCGGTCTGGTGGCATTGCCGTTCGCTCAGGAAACCAAGGGGAAGCCGCTACCGGAGTAA
- the pxpB gene encoding 5-oxoprolinase subunit PxpB encodes MLGPRGSYPTPRILSLGDQALTVEFGDRIDLAVNDQVLAYAAALERLRLSGIEEIVPTYRSITIYFDPLTLSSNELTAHLAELFAQPSQRAKRKGASHTIPVLYGGAAGPDLQDVATHADLTPEQVVDLHTSVQYRVYMLGFSPGFPYLGTVAEPLIMPRLSTPRKHVPAGSIGLAGAQTGIYPQDSPGGWRIIGRTPLELFSVTRKKPFLLQPGDRVKFVPIDVAEFDNLTRDLQ; translated from the coding sequence ATGCTGGGACCACGCGGTTCATACCCTACCCCTCGCATTCTGTCCCTCGGGGACCAGGCCCTGACCGTCGAGTTCGGCGATCGTATCGACCTCGCGGTGAATGACCAGGTGCTCGCGTATGCGGCGGCACTTGAACGCTTGCGACTATCGGGCATCGAGGAGATCGTGCCCACCTACCGTTCCATCACGATCTATTTCGATCCATTGACCCTCAGCTCGAATGAATTGACAGCTCACCTCGCTGAACTATTTGCCCAGCCGTCGCAGCGGGCGAAGCGCAAAGGCGCAAGCCACACGATTCCCGTCCTCTACGGTGGTGCTGCAGGACCGGACCTTCAAGACGTCGCCACCCATGCCGACCTGACTCCCGAGCAAGTGGTGGATCTGCACACGTCCGTGCAATACCGCGTATACATGTTGGGCTTCAGTCCAGGATTTCCCTATCTTGGGACTGTGGCCGAGCCGTTGATCATGCCCCGGCTTTCGACACCGCGCAAGCACGTCCCGGCGGGATCGATCGGTCTAGCCGGCGCGCAAACCGGGATCTATCCCCAGGATAGCCCCGGTGGATGGCGGATCATCGGACGCACGCCGCTCGAGCTCTTCAGCGTCACAAGGAAGAAACCGTTCCTGTTGCAACCGGGCGACCGGGTGAAATTCGTCCCGATCGATGTAGCTGAGTTTGACAACCTTACCAGGGACCTTCAGTGA
- a CDS encoding LamB/YcsF family protein, translating into MSSSPRLDVNCDLGEAETPSGISQDLRLLPFVTSVNIACGGHAGTAESMRRLVAAAIERGLAIGAHPGFPDRATGGRQEQPWTAEWIKNELGSQINRLQTIARELGARLTHVKPHGALYNMAARDLRLADAIASTVQAFDRSLILVGLAGSELLVAGQNALLRVAAEGFADRAYYSNGHLIPRSQPDALVTDEALVVARALTLALEHSVIAGDGTSLRLHVDTLCLHGDTAGALRLAKAVYDALQNAGVIVRRIDRGN; encoded by the coding sequence GTGAGCAGCTCCCCTCGCCTCGACGTGAATTGCGACCTCGGTGAAGCGGAGACACCGAGCGGGATTTCCCAGGACCTGCGACTGCTACCCTTCGTCACTTCAGTCAATATCGCCTGCGGCGGACATGCAGGTACCGCGGAGAGCATGCGGCGACTCGTTGCAGCAGCGATCGAGCGAGGCCTCGCCATCGGCGCCCATCCAGGGTTCCCCGATCGAGCGACAGGCGGAAGACAGGAGCAGCCGTGGACTGCCGAGTGGATCAAGAATGAACTGGGGAGCCAGATCAACAGACTGCAGACAATCGCACGGGAACTCGGCGCTAGGCTGACTCATGTTAAACCGCACGGAGCGCTCTACAATATGGCGGCTCGGGACCTCAGACTGGCCGACGCTATCGCTTCCACCGTCCAGGCGTTCGATCGGTCATTGATTCTCGTCGGGTTGGCCGGTTCCGAGCTCCTGGTCGCGGGGCAGAATGCCCTACTCAGGGTGGCGGCCGAAGGCTTCGCCGATCGCGCCTATTACTCCAATGGGCATCTCATCCCTCGCTCCCAGCCCGATGCGCTTGTAACCGACGAGGCCCTCGTCGTCGCGAGGGCCCTGACGCTGGCCCTCGAACATTCGGTAATCGCCGGCGACGGCACGAGCCTGCGACTTCATGTGGACACACTCTGTTTGCATGGCGATACAGCGGGAGCGCTACGCCTAGCCAAAGCCGTGTACGACGCCCTCCAGAACGCAGGCGTCATCGTGAGACGGATCGATCGTGGCAACTGA
- a CDS encoding biotin-dependent carboxyltransferase, with translation MATEYATIHILRPGLSTTVQDLGRHGFRRYGVSVSGAMDRWALTVGNRLLGNHDGAAGLEITLQGPELLFDKRSWIAITGGDLSPSCRGQALPMWTVVELPAGARVEFGARRKGARAYLTVAGGIEGPRILGSHSTHTRSRLGGMQGRSLKKWDQLAIGAPPNRIPPPAGRALSLSHRPDYSSTPTLRVLSGPQLDYFTKDSLATLVESGYRITSESDRMGYRLAGPILQFKGQADIVSDAVVCGAIQVPPDGQPILLMADCQTTGGYAKPAVVISVDLPKAGQLLPGDSVGFRWVSAEEASSLLRTTRAELDRLLPPASPE, from the coding sequence GTGGCAACTGAATACGCAACGATCCATATACTCCGCCCCGGACTGTCCACGACAGTCCAGGATCTGGGGCGCCATGGGTTCCGCCGTTATGGTGTTTCTGTAAGCGGGGCGATGGATCGATGGGCGCTGACGGTGGGCAATCGCTTGCTCGGCAATCACGATGGCGCAGCCGGATTGGAAATAACGCTTCAGGGTCCAGAGTTACTGTTCGACAAGAGGAGCTGGATCGCGATTACCGGCGGCGACCTGAGCCCAAGTTGCCGAGGACAGGCACTGCCGATGTGGACGGTGGTCGAGTTGCCGGCCGGCGCTCGTGTGGAATTCGGGGCGCGGCGGAAGGGAGCCCGAGCCTATCTCACCGTGGCCGGAGGAATCGAAGGTCCGCGGATTCTTGGAAGCCACTCGACCCATACACGAAGCCGCCTCGGAGGGATGCAGGGGCGCTCGCTGAAGAAATGGGATCAACTGGCGATCGGCGCACCGCCAAACCGGATACCTCCACCCGCCGGACGGGCACTTTCGCTTTCGCACAGACCGGACTATTCCTCCACCCCCACCCTCAGAGTTTTGTCCGGCCCACAGCTCGACTATTTCACGAAGGATTCGCTGGCCACCTTGGTCGAAAGCGGTTATCGCATCACATCGGAATCGGATCGAATGGGGTATCGGCTCGCCGGCCCAATACTCCAATTCAAAGGACAAGCGGACATCGTCTCTGACGCCGTGGTCTGCGGCGCAATTCAGGTCCCGCCGGACGGGCAACCCATTCTTCTGATGGCGGACTGTCAAACGACGGGGGGATACGCGAAACCCGCGGTCGTCATCTCCGTCGATCTACCCAAGGCAGGCCAGTTACTACCGGGAGACTCCGTCGGCTTTCGATGGGTTTCCGCGGAGGAGGCATCCTCACTGCTTCGGACGACGCGGGCGGAACTTGATCGTCTGCTCCCACCTGCAAGCCCGGAGTAG